A DNA window from Drosophila virilis strain 15010-1051.87 chromosome 4, Dvir_AGI_RSII-ME, whole genome shotgun sequence contains the following coding sequences:
- the LOC6628850 gene encoding uncharacterized protein, with translation MTCCRQICVRKTFLPALELLNMDKMELLRIWCCLVIIFVLSSALAEYLVRVDQFNFEVEDRELIVSQSTSIEQDGNRSYLSGHLIVGKPINEISMLASMDISRPSLPRVRLFATKMDLCSFFNNDYKSKFVQQFYNRYVNFINVRPRCPLQANVNYSLQRSYIDERILPELLPECSYFLKLEFRNKTKHLAQVLISGHITPVASKVPTPKFRVKF, from the exons ATGACGTGCTGTAGACAAATTTGTGTCAGAAAAACATTTCTACCAGCACTAGAACTATTAAACATGGACAAAATGGAACTGCTGCGGATCTGGTGCTGTCTCGTGATCATCTTTGTGCTCAGCAGTGCACTGGCTGAATATCTGGTGCGCGTGGATCAGTTTAATTTTGAGGTCGAGGATCGGGAATTGATTGTATCGCAGAGCACCAGCATTGAACAGGATGGAAATCGTAGCTATCTCTCCGGGCATTTGATCGTGGGTAAGCCCATCAATGAGATTTCGATGCTCGCTTCGATGGACATTTCGCGCCCAAGTTTGCCGCGAGTGCGCCTCTTCGCTACGAAAATGGATCTGTGCTCATTTTTCAATAACGACTATAAAAGCAAATTTGTGCAACAGTTTTATAACAGATACGTCAACTTTATTAATGTTCGACCACGTTGTCCGCTTCAAGCG AACGTCAACTATTCACTGCAGCGCAGCTACATAGATGAGCGAATTCTGCCCGAATTACTGCCAGAGTGCAGTTATTTTCTGAAGCTGGAATTTCGGAATAAGACCAAACACTTGGCCCAGGTCCTTATTTCGGGCCATATAACTCCCGTTGCAAGCAAAGTGCCAACTCcaaagtttcgtgtaaaatTTTAA
- the LOC138911206 gene encoding uncharacterized protein, protein MVHGKTQQPNFRIFINEFAIRLMVKDLFEEANCEVYRSRFVNCNMILRRNVDQVDVEATLDMLKTNNKTMRLFNVRLDGCQFFDTLHKNLLFNVFVKSLTNAIHGSLNCPVISHFNYTLNNWSLEETDFPNYMPECVFKADLTFLEHDKTILRLQIDGRIKHKN, encoded by the exons ATGGTGCATGGGAAGACGCAGCAACCCAATTTTCGTATTTTCATAAACGAGTTTGCCATCAGGCTGATGGTCAAGGATCTTTTCGAAGAAGCCAATTGTGAAGTATACCGATCTCGCTTTGTCAACTGTAATATGATCCTTCGGCGCAATGTTGATCAGGTGGACGTAGAGGCAACCCTGGACATGCTGAAGACAAACAATAAGACAATGCGTCTCTTTAATGTACGCTTGGATGGTTGTCAATTTTTTGACACTCTTCACAAGAATCTTCTGTTTAATGTGTTTGTGAAAAGTCTAACTAATGCCATACACGGTAGTCTAAATTGTCCGGTTATATCG CACTTTAACTACACGCTTAACAATTGGAGTCTGGAAGAGACCGACTTTCCCAACTATATGCCCGAATGCGTGTTCAAGGCTGATCTTACATTTCTAGAACATGATAAGACAATCTTACGTTTACAAATAGATGGTAGAATAAAGCATAAGaactaa
- the LOC26530596 gene encoding LOW QUALITY PROTEIN: uncharacterized protein (The sequence of the model RefSeq protein was modified relative to this genomic sequence to represent the inferred CDS: deleted 1 base in 1 codon; substituted 1 base at 1 genomic stop codon), with the protein MTPQRNFLFIFNDLDIHPLTKDLFEEFKCKVTNSRYINCNMIVRRNIEQLEVETTLDMLKPNNRSMRFYQVHLDVCQFFSTLHKNRMFNVVAKSLSNTINGSLKCPIVAVSDPSNCLKIVSGFFLTILXNFNYTLNNYHLKETDFPNYVPECQFQTWMKFYTNKKLILRLGSSGRVQYKK; encoded by the exons ATGACGCCACAGCgcaattttcttttcattttcaacgaTTTGGATATCCATCCTTTGACCAAGGATCTCTTTGAAGAGTTTAAATGTAAAGTGACAAATTCACGGTATATCAACTGCAATATGATTGTGCGGCGCAACATTGAGCAGTTGGAAGTGGAGACAACCCTGGACATGCTTAAGCCCAACAATCGGTCAATGCGGTTTTATCAAGTACATTTGGATGTCTGTCAATTTTTTTCCACTCTGCACAAGAACCGTATGTTTAATGTAGTCGCCAAGAGCCTGTCTAATACCATAAATGGTAGCCTAAAATGTCCGATAGTAGCGGTAAGTGATCCATCAAATTGTTTGAAAATTGTCAGTGGCTTTTTTCTTACCA TTTTGTAGAACTTCAACTATACACTAAATAACTATCATCTGAAGGAAACCGATTTTCCGAACTATGTGCCCGAGTGTCAATTCCAAACCTGGATGAAATTCtatacaaacaaaaagttgATTCTACGATTGGGCTCCAGCGGTAGGGTTCAGTATAAGAAGTAG
- the LOC6628811 gene encoding uncharacterized protein, with the protein MFVYLWIILVSAVVAAEKCKFRFIFDTVNVKHWAPELVEELHYSMIQVNNRSYISGNFILKRNISKMDVSSCMDFWNSHNKKVRLFNLHTDTCSFLTMVHKNPIMSTFLKSLKKHTTADFQCPFKAKLNYTLSNWYLDEQDFPSYVPEGSFQTITEYFIEKKRIFRILTIGKVVY; encoded by the exons ATGTTCGTGTATCTGTGGATAATTCTCGTGAGTGCGGTTGTTGCCGCAGAGAAATGCAAGTTCCGATTCATTTTTGATACAGTGAACGTTAAGCACTGGGCACCAGAACTTGTTGAGGAGCTGCACTATTCGATGATTCAAGTTAATAATCGCAGCTATATCAGTGGTAACTTTATACTCAAACGTAATATTAGTAAAATGGATGTCAGCTCGTGTATGGACTTCTGGAATAGCCATAATAAAAAGGTGCGCCTGTTCAACTTGCACACGGATACGTGCTCCTTCTTAACAATGGTTCATAAGAACCCGATCATGAGCACCTTCTTAAAGAGCTTGAAAAAGCATACTACTGCGGACTTCCAATGTCCATTTAAGGCG aaaCTAAATTATACGCTTAGTAATTGGTATCTGGACGAACAGGATTTTCCCAGTTATGTGCCCGAAGGCAGTTTTCAGACCATCACGGAATATTTTATAGAAAAGAAAAGGATATTTCGCATATTGACCATTGGCAAAGTAGTCTATTGA
- the LOC138911277 gene encoding uncharacterized protein gives MNAYIFPTALLFCSVVFTESAKTKIVAIFHKVLCENQEPKMIAIFNCHVNLTTSNVSGLYVEFKLAQDVTNVNGLYILAIEHGNKFINYTAQEMNYCEALHVIHGQYLTQMVAVGLRRVSNFPLDCPFKKELLYYVNGFTIDPKVIPVYMPRIHFKMTMTFVSNKHQLGSLTTLGQVDRK, from the exons ATGAACGCTTACATTTTTCCAACTGCCTTGCTATTCTGTTCTGTGGTGTTCACAGAGTCTGCGAAG ACGAAAATAGTAGCTATATTCCACAAAGTGTTGTGTGAGAATCAGGAACCGAAAATGATAGCGATATTTAATTGCCATGTTAATCTCACGACAAGTAACGTTTCTGGTCTTTATGTGGAGTTCAAACTAGCCCAAGACGTGACCAATGTGAACGGGTTATATATTTTGGCAATTGAACATGGCAACAAATTTATTAACTACACCGCACAAGAGATGAACTACTGTGAGGCACTGCATGTAATTCATGGCCAATACTTGACCCAGATGGTGGCTGTTGGACTTCGTCGCGTTTCCAATTTTCCCCTGGACTGCCCATTCAAGAAG GAACTATTATATTATGTAAATGGGTTTACAATCGACCCGAAGGTTATACCAGTATATATGCCCCGAATACACTTCAAAATGACTATGACTTTTGTCTCTAATAAGCACCAATTGGGCAGCTTAACAACATTGGGTCAAGTAGACCGAAAGTAA
- the LOC6628810 gene encoding uncharacterized protein, giving the protein MIGEFSKVLCEIQDPKIMETFKCHINQTSKKLSSIYTEFKLLQDLTHVTGFYSLAIKHGNKFINYTAQEMNYCEALHMVHKQHLTQMVAVGLRRVSNFPLDCPFKKDNLYYVNGFSIDEKFIPAYMPEFSFKADGTFAFNKRLYARTTIFGSVERK; this is encoded by the exons ATGATAGGCGAATTCTCCAAAGTGTTGTGTGAGATTCAGGATCCGAAAATAATGGAAACATTTAAATGTCACATAAATCAAACGTCTAAAAAGCTTTCTAGCATCTATACGGAGTTCAAACTACTTCAAGACTTAACTCATGTGACCGGGTTCTACAGTTTGGCAATTAAACATGGTAACAAATTTATTAACTACACGGCACAAGAGATGAACTACTGTGAGGCACTGCACATGGTTCATAAACAACACTTGACCCAGATGGTGGCTGTTGGACTGCGTCGCGTTTCCAATTTTCCCCTGGACTGCCCATTCAAGAAG GATAATTTGTACTACGTGAACGGGTTTTCAATCGACGAAAAGTTTATACCAGCTTATATGCCCGAATTTAGTTTCAAAGCGGATGGAACATTTGCCTTTAATAAGCGCCTATatgcaagaacaacaatatttGGGTCTGTCGAACGAAAGTGA
- the LOC26531530 gene encoding uncharacterized protein yields MPETTDKKLHRRHSPRSNPIPILNISPRSRPRYGSYNALPRQQATDFTTTQQLKLRAGDLRIARMQVSLTKLRLEMEQSGKLVEQLCQEAELEMRLDKRQ; encoded by the coding sequence ATGCCCGAGACGACAGACAAGAAGCTGCACAGAAGACACAGCCCCCGCTCTAATCCCATTCCCATCCTCAACATCAGCCCCAGGTCCAGGCCCagatatggcagctataatgCATTACCCCGACAGCAGGCAACGGATTTCACGACCACGCAGCAGTTGAAACTGCGTGCGGGCGATTTGCGCATAGCCCGCATGCAGGTCAGTCTAACCAAGCTGCGCCTGGAAATGGAGCAGTCCGGCAAGCTGGTCGAACAGCTCTGCCAGGAGGCTGAACTGGAGATGAGGTTGGACAAGAGGCAGTGA